In a genomic window of Spirosoma agri:
- a CDS encoding Hint domain-containing protein, with translation MKNNLLSLLLFLGCAIATQLMSQRVWAQTASASMTLEQLTAIKAIKVANLDKDTYFKSGGFILDRYEERPAYVFAFSDGVTRKIYLYKVFTAADTKELGLLAVYKNEKTGVVKPFVIPGASADRKAWDAYIDDLKYVGEKEPGLMPTLTFVLSREMAGLLSGGTGKSDEGGAKKKEEYNFCFAANAPITLADGSSKSISAVKAGDVVLGYDAKTKTLTPTHVTKVDAHEGDFTLAGVWLSWVNELTADNHNGLTAPVLLEATANHPVMTATGRKALGEVQPGEILYRYDAATNGVSAYKVVRAEKAVHSVKNVYNLVTESGAYLVGETVVLDK, from the coding sequence ATGAAAAACAACCTGTTATCACTCCTTCTTTTTCTCGGCTGTGCGATCGCAACGCAGTTGATGAGTCAGCGCGTTTGGGCGCAAACCGCGTCCGCGTCTATGACGCTGGAGCAGTTGACGGCCATCAAAGCCATTAAAGTTGCAAACCTCGACAAAGACACGTATTTTAAGTCGGGTGGCTTTATCCTGGATCGCTACGAAGAACGGCCTGCTTACGTATTCGCCTTTAGCGACGGCGTTACGCGCAAAATTTACCTGTACAAGGTATTTACCGCTGCCGACACAAAAGAACTTGGGTTACTCGCTGTTTACAAAAACGAAAAAACGGGCGTGGTAAAACCATTCGTGATTCCCGGTGCTTCAGCTGATCGCAAAGCGTGGGACGCATATATCGATGATCTGAAGTATGTCGGGGAAAAAGAGCCGGGCCTGATGCCAACGCTTACCTTTGTGCTGTCGCGCGAAATGGCCGGATTGCTTTCGGGTGGAACTGGTAAATCGGACGAAGGTGGTGCAAAGAAAAAAGAAGAGTACAATTTCTGCTTCGCGGCCAACGCTCCCATAACGCTGGCTGATGGTTCGTCAAAATCGATTAGTGCCGTTAAAGCTGGTGATGTTGTGCTGGGTTATGACGCAAAAACGAAGACCCTCACTCCTACCCACGTAACGAAAGTGGACGCCCACGAAGGCGACTTCACACTGGCTGGCGTATGGTTAAGTTGGGTGAACGAGCTAACCGCCGATAATCATAATGGACTGACAGCTCCTGTGCTACTTGAAGCAACGGCGAACCACCCGGTCATGACGGCCACCGGTCGTAAAGCCCTGGGCGAGGTACAACCGGGCGAGATTTTGTACCGGTATGATGCCGCTACGAACGGAGTGTCGGCCTACAAAGTGGTTCGCGCCGAAAAAGCGGTTCACTCGGTAAAGAATGTTTACAATCTGGTCACCGAATCAGGTGCTTATCTGGTTGGTGAAACGGTCGTGCTGGACAAATAA
- a CDS encoding flavin monoamine oxidase family protein: MTRRDFINSTSASYASLLAWGMLPAAPASALDLPANGQRNDGKGRKVIILGAGLAGLTTAYELGKLGYDCTILEARSRSGGRVWTVRGGTKETEIDGGLAQTCSFAEGHYFNGGAARIPHHHQLTLQYCRELGVPLQIFNGANESAYLYNEGGTGNLANQRMRISDYHNDMRGYTSELLAKALDQSALDQQLTKEDVDKLIDFLKNEGDLNTAHLYKGTNRRGYKSKSDPGAGNAPGTLTDPFGLTDLLRSGFMQPVFYNVGDYAYEQQTTLLQPVGGMDAIPKAFEKKLTEKIIFNAPVTELRKTDNGVRIVYKKDGKPVELTGEFCVCTLPLPMLKTLESDLSGTVKRAADFIPYMKTGKIGLQFKRRFWEEDDGIYGGISRTNMDINQIWYPSFSLQGQKGVLIGYYNFYSRAEAVGALSIADREKLALEQGSKVHPQYPAEFDNSFSLAWHRIPYSGGGWAVYDDATRKKYYPALLEPDDNIYFAGEHTTYLTAWMAGAFTSARRTVEAIHARVGGYTKN; the protein is encoded by the coding sequence ATGACGCGAAGAGATTTTATTAATTCAACGAGTGCTAGTTATGCCAGCCTGTTGGCCTGGGGCATGTTGCCCGCAGCTCCTGCATCGGCCCTTGATCTGCCCGCCAACGGACAACGAAACGATGGCAAAGGGCGAAAAGTGATTATTCTTGGAGCCGGTTTAGCGGGACTGACAACGGCGTATGAACTAGGCAAACTAGGTTACGATTGCACGATTCTGGAAGCTCGATCCCGTTCGGGCGGACGGGTCTGGACCGTGCGGGGCGGCACCAAAGAAACCGAAATAGACGGTGGACTAGCCCAAACCTGTTCCTTTGCCGAAGGTCACTATTTTAACGGCGGAGCGGCCCGCATTCCCCACCATCACCAGCTAACGCTTCAGTACTGTCGGGAGTTAGGGGTTCCTCTACAGATTTTCAACGGTGCCAACGAATCCGCTTACCTCTACAACGAGGGCGGAACGGGCAATCTGGCGAACCAACGCATGCGCATCAGCGACTACCACAACGACATGCGCGGCTACACGTCGGAACTGCTGGCCAAAGCCCTCGATCAATCAGCCCTCGATCAGCAACTCACCAAAGAAGACGTTGACAAACTGATTGACTTTCTGAAAAACGAAGGTGACCTTAACACCGCGCATCTGTACAAAGGCACGAACCGACGGGGCTACAAAAGCAAAAGCGATCCCGGCGCGGGAAATGCCCCCGGCACACTCACCGATCCATTTGGTCTCACGGATTTGCTACGGTCCGGGTTCATGCAACCGGTTTTCTACAACGTGGGCGATTATGCCTACGAACAACAGACTACCCTGCTACAACCCGTTGGCGGCATGGACGCCATTCCGAAAGCCTTCGAAAAGAAACTAACGGAAAAAATCATCTTCAATGCACCGGTAACCGAACTGCGGAAAACGGACAATGGCGTTCGGATCGTCTACAAGAAAGACGGAAAGCCAGTAGAACTTACCGGCGAGTTTTGTGTCTGTACGCTCCCCTTGCCGATGCTAAAAACCCTCGAATCGGACCTGTCGGGAACGGTAAAACGGGCTGCTGACTTTATTCCGTACATGAAAACTGGCAAAATTGGGCTACAGTTCAAGCGCCGGTTCTGGGAAGAAGACGATGGCATTTACGGTGGTATTTCCCGCACGAACATGGACATCAATCAGATCTGGTATCCATCGTTCAGTTTGCAGGGCCAGAAAGGCGTTTTGATTGGTTATTACAATTTCTATAGCCGGGCCGAAGCCGTCGGTGCCTTGTCGATTGCGGATCGGGAGAAACTAGCTCTGGAGCAAGGTAGCAAAGTCCACCCCCAGTACCCGGCCGAGTTCGACAATTCGTTTTCGCTCGCCTGGCACCGCATTCCCTACAGCGGTGGCGGCTGGGCCGTTTACGACGACGCTACCCGAAAAAAATATTACCCCGCTTTGCTCGAACCAGACGACAACATTTATTTTGCGGGAGAGCATACGACCTATCTCACGGCGTGGATGGCGGGTGCATTCACATCGGCTCGCCGAACGGTCGAAGCGATTCACGCACGAGTGGGCGGATACACGAAGAACTAA
- a CDS encoding pyridoxal phosphate-dependent aminotransferase — protein sequence MSSQLTRRDWLRASGLMTAGLSLSRFTPAEAAPTAEQTQSTFANEFAFTAPPDMPKLRARLLANENPLGIAPSAKEALIKAADSGNRYAWMEFGQLKDLIATDEGVKATNIMMSPGSSDILMAAADNFAKAGGTILTSAFTYDDLLRRSEKLGAKIKAMPMTKDYKFDLPAIKASLTPDVKLVYIVNPNNPTGTIVPTAELEAFCREVAPKVPVFIDEAYIDFYEPAERPKLGKLVADGQNIILARTFSKIHGFAGLRLGYAIAQPDMLKTLHAYTNGDFAVSITTLMAGIASYKDIAWQNHCRAENAKARSYTTKALTEMGYEVIPSAANFILFPIRMKPKTFENQMFANGIGIQTREYNGQPFCRVSVGTSEEMVMFIDSFKKVVG from the coding sequence ATGTCTTCTCAACTAACTCGCCGAGACTGGCTTCGCGCCAGCGGTTTGATGACAGCCGGACTTTCGCTAAGTCGGTTCACTCCCGCTGAAGCGGCTCCGACCGCTGAGCAAACGCAGTCAACCTTCGCCAATGAATTTGCCTTTACGGCTCCGCCGGACATGCCTAAGCTGCGGGCCCGGCTGTTGGCCAATGAGAACCCGCTTGGCATTGCCCCCAGCGCCAAAGAAGCACTCATAAAAGCGGCTGACAGCGGTAATCGCTACGCCTGGATGGAGTTCGGCCAGCTGAAAGATCTTATTGCCACCGACGAAGGGGTGAAAGCAACGAACATCATGATGTCGCCCGGCTCTTCGGATATTCTGATGGCCGCTGCGGATAATTTTGCCAAAGCAGGCGGTACGATTTTGACGAGTGCCTTCACCTACGACGACCTGCTCCGACGTTCCGAAAAACTCGGCGCCAAGATCAAGGCCATGCCGATGACGAAGGATTACAAATTTGACCTTCCCGCCATCAAGGCCAGCCTTACGCCCGATGTGAAGCTGGTGTACATCGTCAACCCGAATAACCCAACCGGCACCATCGTCCCAACCGCCGAATTGGAAGCTTTCTGCCGCGAAGTAGCGCCTAAAGTACCCGTGTTCATTGACGAAGCCTATATTGATTTCTACGAGCCCGCCGAACGGCCAAAACTAGGTAAGCTGGTCGCCGACGGTCAGAACATAATTCTGGCGCGGACCTTCTCGAAAATTCACGGCTTCGCGGGTTTGCGTTTGGGCTATGCCATCGCGCAACCCGACATGCTGAAAACACTGCATGCGTATACCAATGGTGACTTCGCAGTGAGCATTACGACGCTCATGGCCGGCATTGCCAGTTACAAAGACATCGCCTGGCAGAATCACTGCCGCGCTGAAAATGCCAAAGCACGGTCCTACACGACCAAAGCCCTAACCGAGATGGGTTACGAGGTGATTCCATCGGCGGCCAATTTTATTCTCTTTCCAATTCGCATGAAACCCAAAACGTTTGAAAACCAGATGTTTGCCAATGGCATCGGTATTCAAACGCGGGAATACAACGGGCAGCCATTCTGCCGGGTGAGCGTCGGAACGTCGGAAGAAATGGTCATGTTCATCGATAGCTTCAAAAAAGTAGTGGGTTAA
- a CDS encoding glycoside hydrolase family 172 protein translates to MFQLQFYLRIVLVACSVFLAESLNAQQRSSGSFNGLDMSLGNLSRLSNAQTRSISPENFTGEKGKGGMDELNDTRPNHANAKEAARDLGRGWKVNPFIRIKAGETFTLADIAGSGAIQHIWMTPTGNWRFSILRVYWDDEKEPSIEVPVGDFFGMGWGEYAPLNSLPVSVNPGSAFNCYWQMPFRKHCRITMQNINEKEPMNLYYQIDYTLTDVPDDVAYFHAQFRRTNPNGYKKDLTLLEGVKGKGQYVGTFLAWGVNNNGWWGEGEIKFFMDGDTDFPTINGTGTEDYFCGSYNFDRGGQYVPFSTPYVGLHQVLKPDGTYKSQQRFGMYRWHIMDPIRFGKDLRVTIQDLGWRSGGRYLPQMSDVASTVFWYQTEPHAPFPKLPSKDELEPN, encoded by the coding sequence ATGTTCCAGCTCCAGTTCTACCTCCGAATTGTTCTTGTTGCCTGTAGTGTTTTTCTGGCCGAATCGCTTAATGCCCAGCAACGTAGCTCCGGCTCATTCAACGGTCTCGACATGAGCCTCGGCAACCTTTCGCGCTTATCCAACGCCCAGACACGTTCTATCAGTCCCGAAAATTTTACGGGAGAGAAAGGGAAAGGCGGCATGGACGAACTAAACGACACCCGACCTAATCACGCCAACGCCAAAGAAGCCGCCCGCGATCTGGGTCGGGGCTGGAAAGTCAATCCGTTCATTCGCATCAAAGCGGGCGAAACCTTCACGCTGGCGGACATAGCAGGGTCCGGCGCTATTCAGCACATCTGGATGACGCCCACCGGCAACTGGCGATTTTCCATTCTGCGTGTTTACTGGGATGATGAGAAAGAACCGTCCATCGAAGTACCCGTTGGCGATTTTTTCGGCATGGGCTGGGGCGAATACGCACCCCTGAACTCGCTGCCGGTCAGTGTTAATCCGGGGAGTGCGTTTAACTGCTACTGGCAGATGCCTTTCCGCAAACACTGCCGGATTACGATGCAGAATATTAATGAGAAAGAGCCGATGAATTTGTACTACCAAATCGACTATACCCTTACCGATGTTCCCGATGACGTTGCCTATTTCCATGCCCAGTTCCGGCGCACAAATCCCAATGGCTACAAAAAAGACCTGACCCTGCTGGAAGGCGTGAAGGGGAAAGGGCAGTATGTCGGCACGTTTCTGGCCTGGGGTGTGAACAACAATGGCTGGTGGGGCGAAGGCGAGATCAAATTTTTTATGGATGGCGATACCGATTTTCCCACCATCAACGGCACAGGCACCGAAGATTATTTCTGCGGCTCCTATAACTTCGACCGGGGTGGTCAATACGTACCTTTTTCGACGCCCTATGTCGGCTTGCATCAGGTGCTTAAACCCGACGGCACCTACAAATCACAGCAACGCTTCGGTATGTACCGCTGGCACATCATGGACCCGATCCGGTTCGGCAAAGACTTACGGGTCACGATTCAGGATTTAGGCTGGCGTAGTGGTGGGCGCTATCTACCACAGATGTCGGATGTGGCCAGCACGGTTTTCTGGTATCAGACCGAGCCACACGCGCCCTTCCCCAAACTACCATCGAAAGATGAACTGGAGCCGAATTGA
- a CDS encoding S9 family peptidase translates to MINNSLLIGLLTLSSLVGLAQTPAKKRPINSKDMYRLQTISDPQVSPDGKWVAYGLSTVDTTKDKRNTDLWMVSWDGNESVQLTNTPDGESKARFSPDGKYISFVSARQGATKGQIWLMDRRGGEAKKLTDLKTDMDDYVWSPDSKKIALVLRDPDYADSAKTKVRKPYVLDRYHFKADMKGYLEKGSTHLYVFDLASKKMDTLTTGNFDETSPVWSPDGSQLAFVSNRTDDPDRNQNTDIYVISTSKGATMKQLTTWPGADNNPIWSPDGKRIAYLRSTSSGNFLMYDQPVLAVINRDGGEPNLLSKTLDRPVRNPRWAKDGQTIGVLVQDDRQTYVGQYALADGKFAKVVGGNRSFSELEALSGGNWLTQLSDPQTPAELYALENGNPRRLTHVHDAFLAPLELATVEGFTSKSKDGAQVSNILFKPANTSTNKKLPTIFYIHGGPVSQDEFAFDLTRQLLSAGGYAVVAVNYRGSNGRGLDYTKAIYADWGNKEVLDILGAADYVVDKGIADPDRMGIGGWSYGGILTNYTIATDTRFKAAASGAGSSLQLSMYGIDQYTNQYETELGAPWKNTDKWLKLSYPFLKADRIKTPTLFMAGEKDFNVPTAGSEQMFQALRSLGIPTQLIIYPGQFHGISVPSYQKDRVDRYLQWFDKYLKPKTL, encoded by the coding sequence ATGATAAACAATTCCCTGCTCATTGGTCTGCTCACGCTCTCCAGCCTCGTCGGTCTGGCGCAAACGCCCGCCAAAAAACGCCCGATCAACTCAAAAGACATGTATCGGCTTCAGACCATCAGCGATCCGCAGGTGTCGCCCGATGGCAAATGGGTAGCCTATGGGCTGTCGACGGTCGATACGACGAAAGATAAACGAAACACCGACCTGTGGATGGTAAGCTGGGACGGTAACGAGTCGGTTCAACTCACGAACACGCCGGATGGTGAATCAAAGGCCCGGTTCAGCCCCGATGGCAAATATATCTCGTTCGTATCGGCGCGGCAGGGTGCGACCAAAGGGCAAATCTGGCTCATGGACCGTCGGGGTGGCGAAGCCAAAAAACTCACCGATCTGAAAACCGATATGGACGACTACGTCTGGTCGCCGGACAGCAAGAAGATTGCCCTCGTTCTCCGTGATCCCGATTACGCGGATTCGGCCAAAACGAAGGTTCGCAAGCCGTACGTACTCGATCGGTATCATTTCAAAGCCGACATGAAAGGCTACCTGGAAAAAGGGTCAACGCACCTCTACGTTTTCGACTTGGCCAGTAAAAAAATGGATACGCTGACAACCGGTAACTTCGATGAAACGTCGCCTGTCTGGTCGCCGGATGGATCACAACTGGCCTTCGTCAGTAACCGCACCGACGATCCCGACCGGAATCAGAACACGGACATTTATGTCATCAGCACCAGCAAAGGAGCCACGATGAAGCAACTGACGACCTGGCCCGGCGCTGACAACAATCCGATCTGGAGTCCTGATGGTAAACGAATTGCGTATCTGCGGTCAACGTCTTCGGGTAACTTCCTGATGTATGACCAGCCCGTACTGGCGGTGATCAATCGTGATGGTGGCGAACCGAACCTACTGTCGAAAACACTGGACCGGCCTGTTCGCAATCCGCGCTGGGCGAAAGACGGGCAAACGATCGGTGTGCTGGTTCAGGATGATCGCCAGACCTACGTTGGGCAGTATGCACTGGCGGATGGAAAATTCGCAAAAGTAGTAGGTGGCAACCGGTCGTTCAGCGAGTTGGAAGCCCTATCTGGCGGCAACTGGCTCACTCAACTGAGCGATCCCCAGACCCCCGCCGAACTATACGCCCTTGAGAATGGTAACCCGCGCCGATTAACCCACGTACACGACGCATTCCTGGCCCCGCTCGAACTGGCAACCGTAGAAGGATTTACGTCGAAGAGCAAGGATGGAGCGCAAGTGTCGAATATCCTGTTCAAACCGGCCAACACATCTACCAACAAAAAACTACCGACTATTTTCTATATCCACGGTGGCCCCGTTTCGCAGGACGAATTCGCGTTCGACCTGACCCGTCAGTTGCTGTCGGCGGGGGGCTACGCAGTTGTGGCGGTCAACTACCGGGGCAGCAATGGCCGTGGTCTCGACTACACGAAAGCCATCTACGCTGACTGGGGCAATAAAGAAGTGCTGGACATTCTGGGCGCAGCCGATTACGTGGTTGACAAAGGCATTGCTGACCCCGACCGGATGGGCATTGGCGGCTGGAGTTACGGCGGTATCCTGACCAATTATACCATCGCGACCGACACCCGGTTCAAAGCAGCCGCCAGCGGAGCTGGTAGCTCGTTACAACTTTCGATGTATGGTATCGACCAATACACGAATCAGTACGAAACCGAACTGGGCGCTCCCTGGAAAAACACCGATAAGTGGCTAAAACTGTCGTACCCCTTCTTAAAAGCCGACCGCATCAAAACCCCGACCCTATTTATGGCTGGCGAAAAAGATTTTAACGTGCCGACAGCGGGTAGCGAGCAGATGTTCCAGGCATTGCGATCATTGGGCATACCGACACAACTGATCATTTACCCCGGACAATTTCACGGCATTTCCGTACCGAGCTACCAGAAAGATCGGGTTGACCGTTACCTGCAATGGTTCGATAAATACCTGAAACCTAAAACATTGTAA
- a CDS encoding lipocalin-like domain-containing protein, protein MKLYIYLFCLAVSLAGLSSCSKSSDPAPDPVVVGKWNLSRIRFSGYPSPFTSLNGDRVSSTYNLSDVFSIKNDKSFTETYSNGVQISDSKGTWDFTNNTLQLTFDDGSNETYTVDTTQDPVQLLSSVTSATDSLRATATSPVQSVPFKYQFIYTK, encoded by the coding sequence ATGAAACTTTACATCTATTTATTCTGTCTGGCCGTTTCTCTCGCCGGTTTAAGTTCCTGTAGCAAAAGCAGTGATCCAGCACCAGATCCAGTGGTTGTAGGAAAATGGAATCTAAGCCGAATTCGGTTTAGCGGATACCCATCACCTTTTACATCATTGAATGGAGATCGAGTTTCCAGCACTTATAACCTTTCAGACGTCTTTTCTATAAAAAATGATAAATCTTTCACAGAAACTTATAGTAATGGCGTCCAGATATCGGATTCTAAAGGCACTTGGGATTTTACGAACAACACCTTACAGTTAACATTTGATGATGGTAGCAACGAAACATATACAGTAGATACTACACAGGACCCTGTACAGTTGCTTTCGTCAGTTACATCGGCTACAGACTCACTGCGAGCTACAGCAACTAGTCCAGTACAATCTGTTCCGTTTAAGTATCAGTTTATCTATACAAAGTAG
- a CDS encoding aminotransferase class V-fold PLP-dependent enzyme, with amino-acid sequence MSTLSKRQFLKSVVGATSLATVNGPNLTELLASVAHVPATTLAQQEEFWGQIRTAFPVTTEFIQLENGYYSLAAKPVLDKYLQHIQQVNAVSSYYMRTRQFDDKRVAKTQLANLLGCSADELIITRNTTESLDTVIAGIDWKAGDEAVMAEQDYGAMLDMFRLQSRRHGTVNRVVSLPNHPQSDAELVSLYEKAITPKTRLLMVCHMVNITGQIMPIRQIVEMAHKHNVEVMVDGAHAFGQLNFALPDLGGCDYYASSLHKWLGAPLGAGILYVRKDKIAGLWPLFADSSVADDDIRKLNHTGTHPVATDLAIQDAIQFHEGIGIERKEARLRYLQRYWTDRVRHRPNIVLNTPEVPARSCAIANVGIAQKKPAELAKLLFDNYKIFTVAINSPAVRGVRVTPHLYTTTTELDTFVQALTKLAG; translated from the coding sequence ATGTCCACGTTATCGAAGCGTCAATTTCTGAAGAGTGTCGTTGGAGCAACGAGCCTGGCGACAGTGAACGGCCCGAATCTGACGGAACTCCTGGCGTCGGTAGCCCATGTTCCGGCCACTACGCTGGCCCAACAGGAGGAATTCTGGGGTCAGATCCGAACGGCGTTTCCGGTCACGACAGAGTTCATCCAGCTCGAAAATGGCTACTATTCGCTGGCGGCCAAACCCGTACTGGACAAGTACCTACAGCATATTCAACAGGTAAACGCCGTGTCGTCCTACTACATGCGAACGCGCCAGTTCGATGACAAGCGAGTAGCGAAAACGCAGTTGGCTAACCTGCTGGGCTGTTCGGCCGACGAGCTGATCATTACCCGAAATACCACCGAATCGCTGGATACGGTCATTGCGGGCATCGACTGGAAAGCCGGTGACGAAGCCGTGATGGCCGAACAGGATTACGGCGCTATGCTCGATATGTTTCGCCTTCAGTCCCGGCGACACGGCACCGTCAACCGGGTAGTATCTCTGCCGAATCATCCGCAGTCCGACGCGGAACTTGTCAGCCTATATGAGAAAGCGATTACGCCCAAAACACGGCTGCTGATGGTTTGCCACATGGTCAACATCACGGGTCAGATCATGCCGATTCGCCAGATCGTGGAGATGGCCCATAAGCACAACGTCGAGGTAATGGTCGATGGCGCACACGCGTTCGGACAGCTGAATTTCGCCCTGCCTGATCTTGGCGGTTGCGATTATTACGCCAGCAGTCTACACAAGTGGCTCGGCGCACCCCTGGGCGCGGGTATCCTGTACGTGCGTAAAGATAAAATTGCCGGACTCTGGCCGTTGTTTGCTGATAGCAGTGTGGCCGATGACGATATCCGAAAACTGAATCATACCGGAACGCACCCGGTTGCCACAGATCTGGCCATTCAGGACGCCATTCAGTTTCACGAAGGCATTGGGATCGAGCGCAAAGAGGCCCGTCTTCGCTATCTGCAACGCTACTGGACCGATCGGGTGCGGCACCGCCCCAATATTGTTCTGAACACGCCCGAAGTCCCCGCCCGTTCTTGTGCCATCGCCAACGTGGGTATCGCTCAGAAAAAACCCGCTGAACTGGCGAAGCTCCTGTTCGATAACTACAAGATCTTTACAGTTGCCATCAATTCGCCCGCCGTGCGTGGCGTGCGCGTCACTCCGCATCTGTATACAACGACCACCGAATTAGACACGTTCGTTCAAGCGCTGACCAAATTGGCGGGATAA
- a CDS encoding putative toxin-antitoxin system toxin component, PIN family: protein MKIVVDTNDFISALIGKKHRDKLKIVLENPTIELFADASLLAELSEVAHRDKFRKYVTADEIALFLKAIQARLTLIEPTTVVTDSPDPDDNYLLSLAIDAQAEYLITGNKIDLLALSPYRGIQIIRLQVFLDRISQ, encoded by the coding sequence ATGAAAATTGTGGTCGATACCAACGATTTTATCAGTGCATTGATCGGCAAAAAACACCGCGATAAATTAAAAATCGTTTTGGAAAACCCCACTATTGAGCTGTTTGCTGACGCCAGTCTGTTGGCTGAACTTTCGGAAGTGGCTCATCGGGATAAATTCCGAAAGTACGTCACTGCCGACGAAATTGCTCTTTTTCTGAAAGCGATTCAGGCACGACTTACCCTGATTGAGCCTACCACTGTCGTTACAGACAGCCCTGATCCCGATGATAATTACCTTCTGTCATTAGCGATCGACGCGCAGGCGGAATACCTTATCACCGGCAATAAAATTGATTTGCTCGCGCTCAGTCCATATCGAGGTATTCAAATCATACGCTTACAGGTGTTTTTAGATCGTATATCGCAGTAG
- a CDS encoding M28 family peptidase encodes MRIKSIPPLFLLSVLSSPLIQAQSIINRDPQIADLVSQVSADSLRAHVNGLVSFGTRHTLSVPANATDQPAKKGLGAARQWILGKFNQYAKQSGGRLTATLDTWTLQPDGRRVDKPANMGNVMATLKGTDPTDDRIFIVQGHMDSRVTNVMNRESDAPGANDDGSGTAAVIELCRVMSKASFPATVIFVTLTGEEQGLLGAEHLSERAIKEKWNVEGVLNNDIMGSNNSSGSAPGDLRIIDNTRLRVFSEGLPGNLLKDTTGRIGQIRQFGNENDGKARTLARYLKEVGERYVENLEVVLVYRNDRYLRGGDHTPYVQRGIAAVRLTEMNENYEHQHQDLRTENGIEYGDYPKFMDFDYLRKNTAVNLATLANLAKSPTVPQKVTVDVRNLTNSTALYWQAPQSNKVKGYYVLMRETYWPFWQKKFFTTKLGMTLPYSKDNYYFAVQSVSDDGNESLPVLPVPNLR; translated from the coding sequence ATGCGAATAAAGTCGATCCCTCCTCTTTTCCTCCTATCCGTTCTTTCTTCTCCCCTAATACAGGCCCAGTCCATCATAAATCGTGATCCACAAATTGCTGATCTGGTCAGTCAGGTGTCGGCCGATAGTCTGCGGGCACACGTCAACGGTCTGGTCAGTTTCGGTACGCGTCATACCCTCAGCGTTCCGGCCAACGCCACCGATCAACCAGCAAAAAAAGGACTCGGGGCCGCCCGTCAATGGATTCTGGGCAAATTCAATCAATACGCCAAACAGTCGGGTGGCCGGTTGACCGCTACACTCGATACCTGGACGCTGCAGCCCGATGGCCGACGCGTTGACAAGCCCGCGAACATGGGCAACGTGATGGCAACGCTCAAAGGCACCGACCCCACCGACGACCGCATTTTTATTGTTCAGGGCCACATGGACAGCCGCGTCACGAACGTCATGAACCGCGAATCTGATGCGCCGGGTGCTAATGACGACGGATCGGGTACGGCTGCGGTGATCGAGCTTTGCCGTGTAATGAGCAAAGCATCGTTTCCGGCCACGGTTATTTTCGTTACGCTGACGGGCGAAGAACAGGGGCTACTCGGGGCCGAACACCTGTCGGAGCGGGCCATCAAGGAGAAATGGAACGTAGAGGGTGTCCTCAATAACGACATTATGGGTAGCAACAACAGCAGCGGGTCCGCGCCGGGCGATCTTCGCATCATAGACAATACGCGGCTTCGGGTATTCAGTGAAGGACTGCCCGGAAACTTGCTGAAGGATACAACGGGTCGCATTGGGCAAATCCGGCAGTTTGGCAACGAAAACGACGGCAAAGCCCGCACCCTGGCCCGCTACCTGAAAGAAGTGGGCGAACGCTACGTCGAGAATCTGGAAGTAGTCCTGGTGTATCGCAACGACCGTTACCTGCGCGGTGGTGATCACACGCCCTACGTGCAGCGGGGCATTGCCGCCGTTCGCCTGACGGAGATGAACGAAAATTACGAACACCAGCACCAGGACCTGCGAACGGAGAACGGCATTGAGTACGGCGACTACCCGAAGTTTATGGACTTCGACTACCTCCGCAAAAATACGGCGGTCAATCTGGCCACGCTCGCCAACCTCGCCAAATCGCCGACCGTACCCCAAAAAGTGACGGTTGATGTTCGCAACCTGACAAACTCAACGGCTCTGTACTGGCAGGCACCTCAGTCCAACAAGGTGAAAGGCTATTATGTGCTGATGCGCGAAACGTACTGGCCCTTCTGGCAAAAGAAATTCTTTACGACCAAGCTTGGTATGACCCTGCCCTACTCGAAAGACAACTATTACTTCGCCGTGCAGTCGGTTAGTGACGATGGCAACGAAAGCTTACCGGTATTGCCCGTACCTAATCTGCGATAA